A window from Acidobacteriota bacterium encodes these proteins:
- a CDS encoding MBL fold metallo-hydrolase, which produces MEIAMAQGLRVETFEVGPLENNAYLVVCDRSKEAVLVDPAMGSEGIAARIDELGVRLAAVLNTHGHFDHIFHNALFSKRFGAKVLIHEGDLELLRCVDRHAALFGFRAHPGPEPSGFLKPGESIQVGDYSLRVVHTPGHSPGGVCFVGTGFVLVGDTLFAQSIGRTDLPGGDYDTLVRSIRTELYTLPNATEVLPGHGPSTLIGFEKRHNPFVKGLSSHAD; this is translated from the coding sequence ATGGAGATCGCCATGGCCCAAGGGCTCCGGGTGGAGACATTCGAGGTGGGACCCCTTGAGAACAACGCCTACCTCGTAGTGTGCGACCGGTCCAAGGAAGCGGTCCTGGTGGACCCGGCCATGGGCAGCGAAGGCATCGCGGCCAGGATCGACGAACTCGGCGTCCGGCTCGCGGCCGTGCTCAACACCCACGGCCACTTTGACCACATCTTTCACAATGCCTTGTTTTCCAAGAGATTCGGAGCCAAGGTCCTGATTCACGAAGGGGACCTCGAGCTCCTCAGGTGCGTGGATCGTCACGCGGCCCTGTTCGGGTTCCGGGCCCATCCGGGTCCGGAACCCTCCGGGTTCCTCAAGCCGGGAGAGTCCATCCAGGTAGGCGATTACAGCCTCCGGGTGGTTCACACCCCGGGGCATTCGCCGGGCGGCGTGTGCTTCGTGGGGACCGGCTTCGTTCTGGTGGGAGACACCCTCTTCGCCCAATCCATCGGGCGAACGGACCTTCCGGGAGGAGATTACGACACCCTCGTGCGCTCCATCCGGACAGAGCTCTACACCCTTCCGAACGCCACCGAGGTACTTCCGGGCCACGGGCCGTCCACGCTGATCGGCTTTGAAAAGCGGCACAACCCCTTCGTCAAGGGGCTGTCGTCGCACGCCGATTGA
- a CDS encoding histidine triad nucleotide-binding protein, protein MSDCLFCKIASGEIPSRKVYSDDELFAFEDIHPQAPVHVLIIPRKHLETLNDLSDADAPLMGRLLLLCSRIARERGLDAKGFRLNANCLESAGQSVFHVHFHLLGGRPFGWPPG, encoded by the coding sequence ATGTCCGACTGCCTCTTCTGCAAGATCGCCTCGGGCGAGATCCCGAGCCGGAAGGTCTATTCCGACGACGAACTCTTCGCCTTCGAGGACATTCACCCCCAGGCCCCCGTCCATGTCCTCATCATCCCCCGCAAGCACCTGGAGACGCTGAACGACCTGTCGGACGCCGACGCCCCGCTGATGGGCCGCCTCCTCTTGCTTTGCTCTCGAATCGCCCGGGAAAGGGGTCTCGACGCCAAGGGCTTCCGCCTCAATGCCAACTGCCTTGAATCGGCGGGGCAATCGGTGTTTCACGTCCACTTTCACCTTCTGGGCGGGCGACCCTTCGGCTGGCCGCCGGGTTAG
- a CDS encoding radical SAM protein, with translation MEAVSVDQELPLPIPLQQGILYGPVRSRRLGLSLGLNLLPDEIKACSLNCRYCQYSWTGLLTGDGRAVAPFLPTREAVREALRARLLELAAGGTPPDVLTFSGNGEATLHPDFPSIAADVTELRDALAPRCRTAILSNSTTIHRPEIRRALLALDLPILKLDTGREETFRKLNAPAPGVTFAHILDGLRAMEGRAILQSLFVTGSVDNSTEEEVVAWIRAVAAIRPHHVQIYTLDRGTADRGLRPVERTRLLAIGDALQASCGVRAEVFG, from the coding sequence ATGGAGGCCGTCTCCGTGGATCAGGAATTGCCGCTCCCCATCCCCTTGCAGCAGGGAATCCTGTACGGCCCGGTCCGGTCCAGGCGCCTCGGCCTCTCTCTGGGGCTCAATCTCCTCCCCGACGAGATCAAGGCCTGCTCGCTGAACTGCCGGTACTGCCAGTATTCCTGGACGGGCCTGCTCACCGGAGACGGGCGGGCCGTCGCGCCGTTCCTGCCAACCCGCGAGGCCGTTCGAGAAGCCCTTCGGGCTCGCCTTTTGGAACTGGCCGCCGGGGGGACCCCCCCGGATGTCCTGACCTTCTCGGGCAACGGGGAGGCCACGCTTCACCCCGATTTCCCTTCCATCGCCGCCGACGTGACCGAGCTGAGGGACGCTCTCGCGCCCAGGTGCCGGACGGCGATCCTCTCCAACTCCACCACCATTCACCGGCCGGAGATCCGCCGGGCCCTCCTCGCCCTCGACCTTCCGATCCTCAAGCTCGACACGGGGCGCGAGGAGACCTTCCGCAAACTCAATGCGCCCGCCCCGGGCGTCACCTTCGCCCACATCCTCGACGGCCTGCGGGCCATGGAAGGCCGAGCCATCCTCCAGTCCCTGTTCGTGACGGGCTCCGTGGACAACTCCACGGAGGAGGAGGTGGTGGCCTGGATCCGCGCCGTCGCCGCCATACGGCCCCATCATGTTCAAATCTACACGCTCGACCGGGGAACCGCCGACCGGGGCCTGCGCCCCGTCGAGCGGACCCGTCTCCTCGCCATCGGCGACGCCCTTCAAGCGTCCTGCGGCGTGCGGGCGGAGGTCTTCGGTTGA